A window of Sedimentibacter sp. MB31-C6 genomic DNA:
CCTCTCAGGAGGGCAACTACAAAGAGTATTTTTAGCTAGAACTTTAGCACAGGAACCTAACATAATATTATTAGATGAACCTACTAACCATTTAGATTTAAAATACCAAGCTGAATTAATCGATTATCTTAAAGAATGGTCAAAATCAGGAGAACACTCTGTAATCGGTATATTACACGACATTAATCTTGCTATGCGACTTGCAGACAATATATTGCTTTTAAAAAATGGAAAAATAACTGCACATGGGCCAACAGAAGATGTAATATCATCTAAAAATTTAAATGAAGTTTATGATATGGATGTTGTCGAGTTTATGTTGAACTCATTAAATAAATGGAAAAAATTCGATACTAATTCTTATTTACATAATACACAATTACGTAAAATAAAATAATAGGAGGAGATTATCATTGACAAATAAAAGGAAAAAATTCATTGCTTCATACAGTGGAGGTAAAGACAGTACCTTGGCTATTTATAGAGCTATATCACAAGGCTTGGAGCCTATAGAATTAATAACTACTTATAATACAGATATGAAAAGATCATGGTTTCATGGCATACCACAACCATTACTAAATAGAATCTCAAAAGAAATTGGTATACCAATTTCACTTATTCTTACATCAAGTGATAAATATAAAGAAAATTTTGAAACAAAACTTAAAAATGCCAAAACACAAGGTGTAGAAGTTTGCGTTTTTGGTGATATAGATTTAGAAGAACATTTAAAATGGTGTACTGATAGATGTAATATTGCTAAAATCGAAGCATATTTTCCATTATGGAATGAATCACGCAAAAAATTAGTATATGAATTCATCGACTCAGGGTTTAAAACAATTATTACGGTTGTTGATACCACACGTATGCCTGAATACTTTTTAGGTCAAATATTAACAAGACAGATTGCAGATGAAATAGAAAAATGTGGTGCAGATATATGTGGCGAAAATGGAGAATTTCATACATTTACATTTGATGGACCTTTATTTAATAATGCAGTTAAATTTAATACTGGAGAAATAATAAAAAATGACAAGTATTTAACCCTACCAATAAGCTAAAAAACAAACTAATATCCACCACCTACAGAGGTGGCGGACTATTTTTTATCTGGTTTATTAATTTTGTTCCTTTTTTATCTGGTTTATTAATTTTGTTCCTTTTTTATTTTAGATTTATCAACGGGCATTATAAATAAACTACCATTACTATCAATTTCAGCATAGGTTATATCTTTCAAATTTTTGTAGCCTTTCTTTTTTATTTCATTCTCTAACCATTTCACATCTAAATTAAATTCATCTAATGTTTTAGTATTCATTTTACCTTTGCTAATAACTTGAGTTGTAATATTTTTGTTTGCCTTTATAGAATTATTTGAGTCTTTTTTTATAT
This region includes:
- a CDS encoding diphthine--ammonia ligase, which encodes MTNKRKKFIASYSGGKDSTLAIYRAISQGLEPIELITTYNTDMKRSWFHGIPQPLLNRISKEIGIPISLILTSSDKYKENFETKLKNAKTQGVEVCVFGDIDLEEHLKWCTDRCNIAKIEAYFPLWNESRKKLVYEFIDSGFKTIITVVDTTRMPEYFLGQILTRQIADEIEKCGADICGENGEFHTFTFDGPLFNNAVKFNTGEIIKNDKYLTLPIS